The Lolium rigidum isolate FL_2022 chromosome 2, APGP_CSIRO_Lrig_0.1, whole genome shotgun sequence genomic interval TCATAGATGATGAAGCAATCACCTTGATAGGGAATGACAACATGGCACTACTTTCCCTTCTTTAGCGGCGACTTCTTAATTCGAACACTGGGAGTTGCAGAGGGAGGATCAGCCACATTTGTCAGCACCTTACTgccaaagaagaagaaacacactGGAAAGTAAGACAGGAGTACATAGACATTTGACCTCAAGGAAAATAAAAGTGCAAGCAGTAAGAAGCACCTTTTCTTTGCCCCATTGTTGTTTGCATCTTCAAGGCCTGACTCAGTATCCTGGTGAAACAAGACACACCTCAGCCAATAGATTCTGATGAATTTAACTGGTGTGACTGACTAACCTAAACAAAATATTGTTAATCACACCTCATTTCATATCCCTCTTTCAGTAGCTGCTGCACAATaagatactttttttttgtttttatgaaCTAAAAGAACACAACAAAAGGAAACAATGTCGCATATGATAGCAATAATCATAGGTTCCGAAATGTTCATCATCACATGCCCAGAGGCGAACGAGAGCAGCAAATATGAATTAGCTATAACCGGAAGCAGTATACGTGGGAGAAAATTCATACTCTAACAATAGTAATATGACACATAATTATAATCATCGGCAGCCATTGCTAAGGATAGAAAGCATCACCTTGGCAGTTAAAGAGGAACCTTCCGTCTCAGCGGCAGTGTTGCTGCAGAGCAAATCAAGAGGAAGTAAAGCCGATGAAGGAACACTAACAAACGAGACAAAGGATCTAGGTTTTGAAGGAAAAAATAAGTTTAACATGCATCAACTGGATGAGAAGGTGAGGAAGAACACAAGATAACAACTCATTTAGGGGTTAAATGACTTACACTTCAGCTGTGAGGTCCGCAACAGCTGTGACAGAGGTGTTTGCAGCATTATTAGTAAGAGGATTCTTGAGAGTGCTAGGGCTATGATCTTCAGGCTGCTTTCTTTTAAGGTTACGAAGTGGCTGCGACAAAGGCAATACACATGTTAGTGAGGGTAGAAGGAAGCATTGGTAACCATGAAATGAAACAAACACATAAGAGAGCATACCGTGCGAACTGGACCTGGTTTCTTTGGGACATCTTCATTGGGGATAGGGAGGTCAGGAATAGCCACAGATGAGTCACCGGCAGCTGGCTCACCAAGAATTTGATCGAGTGAAGATGTGTCTGTCGTAGGCATGGGAAGTATAGTAGGAAAGCGGGTGGACTGTGGCATAGAGGTTATAGCAGGGACGCGGGTGTCATGTGGCACAGAGTTCTGCCTTCCAAAGAAAGTTTCAATTGCATTGACTTGGAACGATATGTTCCTCTGCTGTAGACTTTTCTGGGTCACCGACACAGCAAGAGTATATTTCTGACAAACAACGGCAGCAATCTCACGAGGAAGGCCGGGGACCTTAAGAGAGACATCACTGTTTTTCCAACCAGCTGCTGAGCAACACGGTTGAAGAACACAAACTCGGCAGTACCGGTGCCATCGGTCCCAACAAGGCATAGACGGTACCTATAACAAGACAAGCATGATGCAGCTTATGAATAAACATGAGTCGTAAGAGGCTTGCTTCATAAAAATAGGGAGCTTGaggaaatatgaaaaaaaaagagGCACACTTTGGATAAGCTTTTGTCGAAACACAGCCTCCGTTGCATTTGTATTCTGATCCATAAGAGGTGGCTGATCGGTGGCACTTGGAGCATGAATGGAACCACCATGCCTGTTCAGGTGCCATGCTTGAAATTGTCACAGTACAGAGGAAGTCTGTAGCCTGCACATCAGTGAATGGACGCAGTTAAGCGACAGTCAATTTTTTGGTCATCCAAGTAAATTATTTTGGGtggattttacaaaaaaaaagaagcaaacaagtGATCTACTGAAGGGAAGGTATATCCGTATACCTCTGTTTCCCATGGATCCAATTCCCTAAGCTCAGCAACTGTCTTGTGTGGAAGATCACCTCTATTGCGCGGCACAGCAAATTTTTCAGTACCGGTAGAAATCCACTGAACTTTAGCGAAGTCATCACCTAGCCTGGATAGAGCATACAGGATCAGCTCATAAGCACACCGGTTGGTTAAGCTAAAATACACAGAGAGCACATCGGTAGGCTAAAGTAACCAACAAACACACTGACTATGAAAGATAGGCAGATACTTTGCACCACCTTTCAAAGTAAGAGTCAATCTCAGGAATGTCTTCGTTCAAGTACCATCTACATGCAGATCCACCACTCAGCGTCTCATCATCTACAAGGCATATGGCCAAATGGGCTGACATACAAAGCATTAACATAAAGCAAAAACCGACAGCCAGAAGAACAACTCACTGTTGTAAGATTTCATAAGCACACCCACAAAGACTCCAACAACAGGGGTATTCTGGCCGTTGTCAAACACAAGCTCCGCATCGAACTCAATAGCCCTCTGTCCCCAGAGTACAAGCTTCACCTCTGCGTTCCTGCATTTTTTCAAAGTGATTGTAAACAAGATTGCTAAATATAGATGTGTACGGCAGCAGAGCATAAGAATCTTACCTGTCATCTCTGAGAGTAATAACCCGCTTAGGAGTGGCAGTTGTGTTAGTTGACATGTGAACTTGACCCAGCTTAGAAACACCCACAATCTGCCCCAATACATCTACAGGAAAAATAAAATGCATCAGATTGCATCCAAGAATCACATCATCGAGCACATGTACATGGGTGTATTCTAAGTAGAATACACATACCCGTGAAGCAATCCTGAGCTCCAACACGTGAAGGAGGTCACAAAAAGGAACCAGGTTATAGACATGCATAGGGAATGTGTCAGGCACACCCTGCATCTCACTTACAGTTGTCCAAGGTGTAAACTTCATCATGTATTTAGCAGGAAATGGCTTGTATGAGGATTTGCTTGTAGCCACAAAGAATTTTTTAAGAGAGTAGACTCCTTGTTCGTGAATCAGGTCTTTGAACTTCTTTGCCTCGGTACCAGGTATTTCTGCATACATGGCATTACCCTGTAAACACCAAGTAGATTAGTCAGTGCACTAACCTGATTTAAAATGAGAAGAAACAAAATAAACTAAGAACAGAGAACATGATGATCTGAACAAAAATATTACGTGCCCCAAAAGATTCTAGTGTGCAGCACAGGTACATGAAGAAGCAGAATCCCTTACCGTTAATATGAGCTCTGAACACATACCAATTTCTAACAGATGATGTAAAATTGGAACTAACTACCAGAGCTGAGCAAATAATCTTAGGTCGgtcctctaatggaagaactactGAATGAGCCTGCTTTGAAAAGctaacagcaacaaaatagtataATCATACCTTATCATCTATCAGCACAAGATCAACGTGAATTGGTGGCTGACCATCACGTGTCCCACAGTAGTCCCACATGCGAGCAACTCGGACATTCACGCACCAGTGCTTGCTAGCCGGAGAAATGTCAGAGAGTGAATCGAAACCCATCTGTAACAATAGCATGGCACGTTAAAGCTGACAATGCTGGAACTCAAGAGAACATGGAAACTAATACTGTGCAGAGTGGAATCATACCCAAACAGTAGGACCAAACAGATAAGCGTAAGGAGAGAAAATAGTATATACAACAGAATACACACAACATCATATATGACAATAATGATACAGACAGGAACACACCTAATCACAAACATGAAACAATCCCCAATAAGATATATCACATAGACACATATGTACAACCATATATTGCATAGATCACTCTAACGCACTAAAAACCTCACGGTAGACAATATTCCTCGTCCATCGTGAGTAGTTTTGTGATTCATCTTCAATTAGAACTTTCAGGCCGCTCTTGGAAGTTACACGTGAGAGAGCCACATACAGTTGGCCATGAGAAAACACTGGGTTCCTGAGGTAGAGGCCAACCGCTGAAAGGCTCTGGCCTAGGCTCTTATTTATGGTCATGGCATAGCAGACACGTATGGGAAACTGACGCCTCTCCAACGTGTATGCCCATTTTTTGTGCCTGTGAGATAGCATAATCCTAGGAATGTAGACAGTCTCACCAACATTAGAACCGGTTATAATACATGCCTCAATCAACCTATCGCCTAACtccattattatcatccttgtgCCATTGCAGAGACCAGCTGTCGGGTTTAAATTACGGAGCAACATGATTGGCACACCAACTTTGAGAACCAGCTTATGCTCAGGAAAATTGTTAATTTTTATACTGTTCAGCAGGTCAACCTGATAGATCGCGTCTATATCGTTAAACTTTTCAGAAACGTTCGATACAGAGTCACAGCTAAGATACTCCCTCTGCTCACCAGgaaccatggaaatcatgacaTCATTAATTTCATTGCACACGTCATTGGTGGGGGACAGTATAGCACGGCCACATAAGTAAGAAGTGTCTCTATACATGGAAGTGAAATCAGTATAAACAGCATCAATGATAGCCTGGATTTTATTAGCACCAGACATGATCAGTACATCTAATGGCAATTCTATCCAACTGGCTTCACTTTCATCTAATCTGCGAGACACGGGAGCAGTGCCATTACCCACTGCTAGTATCCAATCACTAAATTCAGTCAGCTCAGCCTGCGCTGCCGCATCGAGTGAGGGTGCTTTTAGACGCATGTTTTCCTTTAATTCCAGAACGTTTGCAAAAGACCACAGAAAAGAACTGGTTATAGCCGCGTTAACAGTCTGAGACCTCACGCCTCCTTCCACCACAGGTAAAATCTGCCTCAAATCACCACCTAGCACAACAACCTTACCACCAAAAGGCACAGAACCAAGGGAAGCATCTTCTTCAGAAAGGACATCACGCAAAGAGCGATCTAAAGCTTCGAAACAGCGACGGTGAGTCATAAGAGCCTCATCCCAAATGATAAGATGGGCAGACTGAACCAGGCCAGCAAGCATTGTACCCCGCTTAATATCACATATGCTGGTCTCGGTTATGTCAATAGGGATTTTAAAACGTGAATGAGCTGTCCTACCACCAGGTAAAAGCAGGGATGCAACACCAGATGATGCAACAGCAAGGACAACCTTACGCTCAGACCTCAGACGAGTAACAAGCGAAGTCCATAAAAAGGTTTTGCCTGTACCGCCATAACCAGACACAAAATAGAAGGCAGGAGTGCCAGATTCCACACTGCTCACTATGGAGTCAAAAGCAAGGCGTTGGCCACGATTTAGCTTCGCATACAGCACAGGAGCCTGGGCAAGAAGATCGCTAACATCATAAGACATCTCATCGTCAATCAACCTATTCGAAAACCCAGTTGAGCTATCATGCACAACAGGGGGTAGATTATAGGTAGAAGGAGAAGAACCATTCCTAGCAAAGAGGATGTGCAGCTCCTCCAGGACTATGCTCTTTAAGCTATTGTCAGGGAGGGTATAAGATTCATCGTTCAAGCTCCTACGCAGATTATATAGTATGTCATCTGACATAGGGCGCCAGTATTTCTCAAAAAAAGCAAGTTCATCTCCTATCCCACAGTACATAAACATCATCACAAACAGAGCTCGCAGCTGACCACCCATACCCCAACGAACAGCTTCATCGAATGCCTTGAACCACTCCTCATCATCACCCACCAAACCTCTTGCAGCACACGCCTCCTTAAAAGTCGCATACACGACACCCTCAAATGTTCTCACGTCCTCGTACGACTCTGCTCCTTTCACATACATTAGAAGCATACGCAGATAGAAGCACTCACCAGTATTCGGAGGAATATAGTATATTCGACCTATTGTGTTGCCATACTTTCTCTTGGTCCACTCTCTATTTTCACTCGACCACGTAAAGCTAGAGGGGTACTTCGCAATACGTAAGAGACCTACCAGAAGGGAACTTTTTGTTAGCCACAAACCAAGAAGTGAGTGTTGTTCGCTGCAAACGCGGGGTGGAAAGGAGCGAGGGCAAATGGGTGGTAGACTTGAATATGACAGTGTTCATGCTAGGGAGATGGCATGCAAGGCGTTCTACGGTTGGAAAATGCATATGGACATCATAACCAAACAATCGCCATATGCATTCCTTATCACAGAGATAGCGGCAATTAAGGAAATCCTGGATCTCATCTTTCTCAAATTCAGCAGCCAGAGCGCCGCGTAAACGCCTCTTCTTACGCCTACCATGGACATCGGATTGTTCAGCAGTATCAGTGTCAACAGAGACACCATGTGTTCGTTTTTGTACTTTGTGAAAACAACTTTTGCACGATCAGTTCCTTTGGTCACGTACTTGAATAGATACTTTATTAATTCGGTCCTATTGCACCATTCTACATTGATATGAGCCTGATATTTCTTGAGCAAAGCCATGTTATAAGGAACAACATGACGGTTATCAAGTGCACCATTTTTGTTAACAGCCACACCTGTGTCACGTCGCTCTATAAACGACAAAACCATTGTCATCAACTGTGGTTTCGTTTTGGAAATCTTTAGGGAATTTTTTGGAGCACATATTATCTTTCATGCAAGGGCAATTCTTATTAGCTGGACCACAtggaccatgcatcataaactctTCGACAAGTGAGTATCCCAATGGATCTACCTTCGGATCAGGTATTTCCGCAGAGATGAACTTGTCAGCAAGCTGCGTCACACCGCCCTCCGTGCATGGGTTCTTAAGCCACACAAGAATGTGGGCATGTGGCAGACCTCGCTTCTGGAACTCTACACTGACAAGCACTACACACAAAGAAAGCAAACTATAATTGGAGGAAACATGCTGCGCACGAGAGGAAAAATGTGCACAAGAAACCTACTTGCAGAAACAGGACCAAATATATGACCACCGGCGATATCCGCAACAAGCTCATCAAGCTTCATTTTGTAGaccctacatataatatcagaccTATCGGTGTACTTCTGTCCGGGCTCTAAAAGAAGAGCTTCTTTTATTTCAGGCCACTTGggagagcacgtgaaggttggaaACAGGTGCGGGGAACCATGCACTCTACAGATAGCAACAGCATCCTGAAAATTCTGCTGCTGGTAACGGTCACCACCAGTGAAGCTTGCAGGAAGAATTCGTTTTTTACCTATCGTGCTACCATCGAGATTACCCTTCCCAACTGCATCAGCCACTCCCTGAAAGTGCTCACATCTGAAGTCATCCTGGTGGTTTGCTATATAAGTCAGCCTGCCTTCCTCGACGCACGCAAACGAATCAACCTGTGACTGAGCGGATAATCTACCACAACATATGAAGGGGTTGTACTGATTCTGCCTATAGTGACAACAGTAGCAGTAGTATTCCTGCATACTAATAGTGCTCCTTCCTTCGCTGCAACCAGGCTCTATATCTCTATGGGGGATTCCTAACTGGAAGCCTCTATCACCATGAGGAAACAACAACGGGTACTGGAGAGACATAAAAGCTGGGTGTAGGCTAGACACATGGTGCAGACCTTTAACCTTGCTATCAACTATAATATCACGGTGATAATTCTCACCACTAAAGTCATTTACAACCAAACCAGCAAGCTCACTAACAGAGGGCAGATTGAACTGCACAGGATCACCCTTTTCAGCACCGACAATTCTAATACCAATACGATCATCACCCTGGTCCCTAAGTCGATCTCTAGCGTCTCTAAACTTCTTGACAAGTGGATTACAAATATCTAGCATACCTTGCAGCCCATTTACTATATCAACATCAGCGTCAGCCTCGCTAGAATCAACCTCAGGCATCACAGCTTTAATTCGGTTATCAGCCTCGTTCTGAGTGTCATGGATATACAGCTCAACAAATTTGGGATCTGCACCTCGGTTTGGCAGCAAGGAACCTATGCGGTGATACGACTGGCCACTCATCTTAAAGACGTGTGGACCACCACGATCATTTATATGTCTATCGATGTCAGCTCCCATGGAAGTAAACGCAAACATTGAGTTATACTGCCGAATTTTTTGTAAGAACCGTTTGCTGCGTGAATCACCATCAAACCTAATGAGATCCGCGAGGAATGGTGGTGgcgccttgaagggtggaatccgGACCTTCCCACCCTTGCAGCACAGGCTGTACAAGACACGACGCTTCCTTACGGAGGTCTCGTCCTTGCAACGCTCAGGAAACCAGAACACGGCACCACAAAACTGACAACGGTAGTCAGGGGCGCCATGGTAAGACACACCTGCATAAGTAGCTGTATATCGACAGAATGAGCCTACAGCTCACAGAGAATAAATGGTAAAACTACAAACAAGTCCTGCTCGCTAAATCAGAAAGCTACCTTTCAAGAACTCCATGTACTGAACGTTGAAAAGACTCCTGGAAGCAGATGCTGTTGGAAAAGGGTAACGACCTTCGAATGAAAGCACAAAAACATGAGGACAGAGCTGCCACATGAACCTACAAATCGAAACAGCTAGGGGCCTAGGGCACACCTGACTTTGCCCATCTATGCGTCCTCATCCTGTAAAGTCGTTGCTTACGGCGTATTCGACCATACTCAGGTGTGACAACAGGGAAAAACCCAGGGCCTGAATCGGCAGAAACGTCAGAACGTAACGAACAGATCGTAGGAGGCAAAATACTAACAGAGGCATATGACTTCTCACCTACAAACCGTGAAGTGTCCACGACCTCTCTAGGAGCACGCTTATATCGAGGATTAAACGCAGCTACCACAACAGAAGACAAAAGAAATAGCACTAAGAGAAGGGTAACCTAGGATAATCGCACGGTAAGTAAAACTAAATATTTACGAACCATCAAACAGAGCGACGCGAGCCGAAACTCGAGCACGCCGGCGCGCTACGGTACAGGGAACGAGAAGACCCATCAGGCAACGAGTCCATTTAAATTTAGCGCGAATCTAAGCATCACACGCAAACAGAAAAGCAGCATACACCACAATCCGATCAGTGACAATAGGATTACCACCTCTCACACATAACAACAAACAGATAAGCTGCACTGGCCAGACGAACAATATCACAAGCAATCAACAAAATAGACGGAAAAGAATGCAAAGGACGTGGTCCTATACCTTGGCAAACAGAATGCAAGAAATCCAAGGAACGGGTTGTAAGGAGCAGAGCACGGAGCGGGTCAATCTAAAAGCAAGAGAAAGATAATCGTGAGACAGCGTCAACATATAGAAGAGACCTGAACAAAGGAAGGCAATTAAGCACAATACCTGAGGAATCACTTAGGAACCAGCGATCCAGCAAACTATGATGGACAGCAACCTAGGAAaggagaagcaaaaaaaaaaaaatcaggagccaaaaaaacaGAACAGCGTCCTGGGCGGAGTATACCAACAAACACACCTCAACCAAATCCCTccatggcagcggcggcggctccgaGGTCGAGCGGCGGCTTCGGCGAGGAGctcgaacggcggcggcggcggatcggagCTCAAACGGCGGCGTGGTCGGAGCACACCAGCAAGTCTCTTCGAGGGAGAGCTCGAGGAAGACGAGGGTAGTGGAGCTTCTGATTTTGGGGCAGAGTAGGGGCACAGAGAAAGGAATACTTAGACACGTACACGCGCAGAGTAATCTTGGTCCAGCAGACCTGAATCTCAAACAGAAAAGTGACAGACAAGCGGGCCAGAACATTCTAAGGTCCACCGGCAGACGGACGTGGGCTGAAACAACAAAGACAAACAAAAACGACACGCATGTCCCATGGCCCTAGAAGCGAGGCCCACAGCAAGCAGGGTGTAaataaacaacaactccaacactaACCCAGTGCGAGAATGACAAATGGGACCCACGTACCTGCCGACCCACCTACAGCGTCAAACAGCGCGGAGGCGAAAGCATATGCACGCCACACATAGTCAAGGACGGTGCCAGAACCTGCTTTTCGGGTGTCAGCAGCCTTTCTCCAAGCCAAATCGAGACGTACCAAAACTCGCACACACTTTCTGCATGACAGGCGGGACCTGGCAAAGATAGGCTACCAGCAGCACAGAAGAAGAACGAAAGAGGCTCGGTGACAAAACGGTTGGGAAAATGCGTTGCCTACCATGAGACCTGGACGCTAAAAATCTTGCGACGCCACGGCCTGTAACTCAGGATGGGAATGGGCCGGCCCGGACCTGGCCTTGGACCTGGCCCCTATGGCCTCAAGGCCAATATAAAAGGCCACGGGTCGACCCATTTCAAAAAGGCCAGCGGCCTTGTTGGCCCAATGGGTTTTTTGGGTCGACCCAAAATTTAAATATGATACGTTTCAGCAAATTCTTATAATGATGTACTCCATTTGTTCCTAATTAACTGACTTGAAAAAGTGAGAATATAAATTAGTCATTTATGTTTTTATGTGATTCTACGTTGAAAAATAAGCAGTAATATTTTTTTTGATCATGCCTAGCAAGTAGAGCAAGAGAAAGTGCGAGCCATCTTGTATTATACTCCGTATCACTATGTGACATGACGTTTACAAGATGCTGCTCCATTCAAGAACCGTTGTGCTTGAAGAAATAGAAGAAACTTATACAATCGTACGTACAAAGGCCAGAACGAAGAAACATGCTTTCTTCTGTGCATGCACACGCCGCACGCGCGACACACATAAGCAGAGCGGCGACTAAAGCATAATTTGCTGGTAGACACATAGAACTACCTAAGAGGCGGGTCGGCCCTGCCGACCCAATGGGTCACTCGAGGCCGGCTCCATTGACCCAAATTTTGTTTAGGGCCGACCCACCTGGCCCATTGGCCCTAAGTTTTTGGGTCGGGTCAGCGACCCGGCGGGTCGACCCGGCCCAGTCCCATCCTGACCTGTAACCACACGGGTAATCTGAGAATGACAACCTGGGACACCACTGGCTAGGCCCACAGGCAGAGTCTGCGTGGATACAAGATCGTGCCGTGATGATCCAACTCCCAACGAATCTCAAGTCAGTGTCCAACTTGCAACGAACTAGAAACAAACAGCTGTCACAGAATGGATTGGCCAGAACCAAACGAAATGAAGCAGCGACTATCGTGGATAGGCTAGAAAGGCTCGGGTAGGGGATCCTCTTAACCTTTCtaaatatatggaagaaatacatgaatcggccttgtatacaaagtttgggctagtttgcccgtgtatctgtaccatagtaggataacgtgtcggttagatggagtttgggctcgtgcccggttgggattattcccacgttagaaagtctacggactataaatatgtatctagggtttatgaaataaacaacaatcacgttcaccacaaaccaatctaggcgcatcgccaactcccttgtctcgagggtttcttccaggtaagcatcatgtctgcctagatcgcatcttccgATCTAGGcaggtacacgtttattcgttgttcatgcgttgctcgtctttgaagccttttttatggcgagcaacgtagttatcatagatgttttagggttagcattgttcatcgtatcatatgctatcgtcgtgcgacccttagacatctagccgcccttacacctatcatgg includes:
- the LOC124692776 gene encoding uncharacterized protein LOC124692776; this encodes MPQSTRFPTILPMPTTDTSSLDQILGEPAAGDSSVAIPDLPIPNEDVPKKPGPVRTPLRNLKRKQPEDHSPSTLKNPLTNNAANTSVTAVADLTAEVNTAAETEGSSLTAKDTESGLEDANNNGAKKSKVLTNVADPPSATPSVRIKKSPLKKGK
- the LOC124690429 gene encoding replication protein A 70 kDa DNA-binding subunit D-like, which produces MSTNTTATPKRVITLRDDRNAEVKLVLWGQRAIEFDAELVFDNGQNTPVVGVFVGVLMKSYNNDETLSGGSACRWYLNEDIPEIDSYFERLGDDFAKVQWISTGTEKFAVPRNRGDLPHKTVAELRELDPWETEATDFLCTVTISSMAPEQAWWFHSCSKCHRSATSYGSEYKCNGGCVSTKAYPKYRLCLVGTDGTGTAEFVFFNRVAQQLVGKTVMSLLRSP
- the LOC124690430 gene encoding uncharacterized protein LOC124690430 — encoded protein: MGLLVPCTVARRRARVSARVALFDAAFNPRYKRAPREVVDTSRFVGPGFFPVVTPEYGRIRRKQRLYRMRTHRWAKSGRYPFPTASASRSLFNVQYMEFLKGSFLI